The Rhinatrema bivittatum chromosome 4, aRhiBiv1.1, whole genome shotgun sequence genome window below encodes:
- the TMEM251 gene encoding transmembrane protein 251 isoform X2, translating into MMNFRQRMGWIGVGLYLLASAAAFYYVFEINETYSRLALEHIQQHPRESREGTTWTHAVRARLLSLPFWLWVTIFLVPYVQMFLFLYSCTRADPKTVGYCIIPVCLAVVCNRHQTFVKASNQISRLQLIDT; encoded by the coding sequence ATGATGAACTTCCGCCAGAGGATGGGGTGGATTGGTGTCGGGCTGTACCTCCTGGCGAGCGCTGCTGCCTTTTACTACGTCTTTGAGATCAACGAGACTTACAGCAGACTGGCGCTAGAGCACATTCAGCAGCACCCGCGGGAGTCCCGCGAAGGCACCACATGGACGCACGCGGTGAGAGCTCGGCTGCTCTCCCTCCCCTTTTGGCTGTGGGTGACTATTTTTCTAGTTCCCTATGTGCAAATGTTCCTGTTTCTCTACTCCTGCACCAGAGCTGACCCCAAGACTGTGGGCTATTGCATCATCCCCGTGTGCCTGGCCGTTGTGTGCAATCGCCACCAGACGTTTGTTAAAGCCTCTAATCAGATCAGCCGCTTGCAGCTGATCGACACGTAG